One part of the Algibacter sp. L1A34 genome encodes these proteins:
- a CDS encoding efflux RND transporter permease subunit: MLNKIIKFLIENKIVSVLLLVLFIGWGTVNAPFNWDTGFLPSNPVAVDAIPDIGENQQIVFTKWDGRSPQDIEDQITYPLTTTLLGIPGVKTIRSSSMFGFSSIYIIFEEDIEFYWSRSRILEKLNSLPSNLLPEGINPALGPDATGLGQIYWYTLEGRDKDGNVTGGWDLQELRSIQDYYVKYGLSSASGVSEVASIGGYVQEYQIDVNPELMRQYNIGLSQVVKAVKESNKDIGAQTLEINKVEYLVRGLGYVKSIEDIENAVVTSKDFTAIKIKDIAKVSLGPAARRGIIDKEGAEVVGGVVVARYGANPMEVITNVKAQIEELKGGLPSKVLADGRTSQLTIVPFYDRSELIVETLDTLSEALTLEILITILVIIVMVFNLRASLLISGLLPVAILMVFITMKLFNVDANIVALSGIAIAIGTMVDVGVILAENMIRHLDEESEKWKVKSEKVKEEGKNGRDNVIPTEQGTSDEESHNNKLSVNEVIYNATAEVSGAILTAVLTTIISFVPVFTMIGAEGKLFRPLAFTKTMALSASLVIALFIIPPLAAFLFRKTTLKNSFKHIISTALILAGIVIVISGHYLGLIVIAFGISALLGVLGKLDAKKVNLLNIIISSIAIVFLLAEYWRPLGFNRSIFINLIFVSIICFGILGIFSVFRKYYGRILQWALANKMLFLMVPITVLISGFWIMNNTGKEFMPSLNEGSFLLMPTSLPHAGVEENKRVLQQLDMAVATIPEIETVVGKAGRTESSLDPAPLSMYENMIQYKPEYMRNSEGKRQRYKVNADGLFELKTNVIPTERGTSDEESHNPANNNKSKRFITSGTSVESAQLIEDNDGEFFRNWRPEIKSPDDIWKEIIKVTKLPGVTSAPKLQPIETRLVMLQTGMRAPMGIKVKGQDLKQIEAFGLQLESLLKQAEGVKVEAVFADRIVGKPYLLIDIDREKIARYGISIEDVQSVLKVAIGGMALTQTVEGRERYGVRVRYPRELRGNPEDIKDIYIPVEKGNPVPLSELATIKYEQGPQVIKSEDTFLVGYVLFDKIDGFAEVDVVENAQALFQEKIDSGELTVPKGISYKFTGTYENQLRAEKTLAVVVPLALAIIFLILYFQFKSVTTSLMVFTGIAVAFAGGFIMIWLYGQDWFFNFSFFGENMRDLFNMKTINLSVAVWVGFIALFGIATDDGVVMATYLTQTFDREKPSDKMSIRAAALEAAKKRIRPCLMTTVTTILALLPVLTSTGKGSDIMIPMAIPIFGGMVIDITSYFIVPVLYSWREEIKLKRLGRKELRK, from the coding sequence ATGCTAAATAAGATTATTAAATTTTTAATAGAAAATAAAATCGTATCGGTTTTATTATTGGTCCTTTTTATTGGATGGGGAACTGTAAACGCTCCTTTTAATTGGGATACTGGCTTTTTACCAAGCAATCCCGTAGCTGTAGATGCCATTCCAGATATTGGCGAAAACCAACAAATTGTATTCACAAAGTGGGATGGTCGTTCTCCACAAGATATTGAAGACCAAATTACCTATCCTTTAACAACCACTTTACTTGGTATTCCTGGAGTAAAAACCATTCGTAGTTCATCGATGTTTGGCTTCTCTAGTATTTATATCATTTTTGAAGAAGACATTGAGTTTTACTGGAGCAGAAGCCGAATTTTAGAAAAACTAAACTCCTTACCGAGTAATTTATTACCAGAAGGAATAAATCCTGCTTTAGGACCAGATGCTACAGGTTTAGGACAGATTTATTGGTACACTTTAGAAGGTAGAGATAAAGACGGAAACGTAACTGGTGGTTGGGATTTACAAGAATTACGCAGCATACAAGATTACTATGTAAAATATGGTTTGTCTTCTGCAAGTGGTGTATCCGAAGTTGCTTCTATTGGTGGTTATGTGCAAGAATATCAAATTGATGTCAACCCAGAATTGATGCGCCAATACAACATTGGATTAAGTCAAGTTGTAAAAGCGGTTAAAGAAAGCAATAAAGATATTGGTGCACAGACTTTAGAAATTAATAAAGTTGAATATTTAGTCCGTGGTTTAGGCTATGTAAAATCGATTGAAGATATTGAAAATGCAGTCGTAACCTCTAAAGATTTTACGGCCATTAAAATTAAAGACATTGCTAAAGTTTCTTTAGGGCCTGCCGCTAGACGCGGGATAATAGACAAAGAAGGCGCAGAAGTTGTTGGTGGTGTTGTAGTGGCAAGATATGGCGCAAACCCTATGGAAGTGATTACGAATGTAAAAGCCCAAATAGAAGAATTAAAAGGTGGTTTACCTTCTAAAGTTTTAGCAGATGGACGTACATCACAATTAACAATCGTTCCTTTTTATGATCGTTCCGAACTGATTGTAGAAACTTTAGACACCCTTAGTGAAGCATTGACTCTTGAAATATTAATTACCATTTTGGTCATTATTGTGATGGTCTTTAACTTAAGAGCATCACTTTTAATTTCTGGCTTGTTACCTGTGGCTATTTTAATGGTATTTATTACCATGAAACTCTTTAATGTGGATGCCAATATTGTGGCATTATCTGGTATTGCCATCGCTATTGGAACCATGGTTGATGTTGGCGTCATACTCGCCGAAAACATGATTCGCCATCTCGATGAGGAAAGTGAAAAGTGGAAAGTGAAGAGTGAAAAGGTAAAAGAGGAAGGTAAAAATGGACGCGATAATGTCATTCCGACAGAGCAAGGCACGAGCGACGAGGAATCTCATAACAACAAACTATCCGTAAACGAAGTTATTTACAACGCTACTGCAGAAGTTTCTGGTGCTATTTTAACTGCTGTTTTAACAACTATTATCAGTTTTGTGCCTGTATTTACAATGATTGGTGCAGAAGGTAAATTGTTTAGACCTTTAGCGTTTACAAAAACGATGGCGTTGTCAGCATCATTGGTGATTGCTTTGTTTATCATTCCGCCTTTAGCAGCTTTTTTATTCCGTAAAACAACGCTAAAAAACTCGTTTAAACACATTATAAGTACTGCTTTAATTCTTGCAGGAATTGTAATTGTGATAAGCGGTCATTATTTAGGTCTTATAGTAATCGCTTTTGGAATTTCTGCCTTATTAGGTGTTTTAGGAAAGCTAGATGCTAAAAAAGTAAATCTTCTTAATATCATTATCTCATCAATTGCCATTGTATTTCTATTGGCAGAATATTGGAGACCTTTAGGTTTTAATCGTAGTATTTTTATAAACTTAATTTTTGTGTCTATTATTTGCTTCGGAATTTTAGGAATATTCTCAGTTTTTAGAAAATATTACGGTCGAATTTTACAATGGGCTTTAGCGAATAAGATGTTGTTTTTAATGGTTCCGATAACGGTTCTTATTTCTGGGTTTTGGATTATGAACAACACAGGAAAAGAATTTATGCCTTCTTTAAATGAAGGCTCTTTTCTACTAATGCCTACTTCTCTTCCGCATGCTGGAGTTGAAGAAAATAAACGTGTGTTGCAGCAATTGGATATGGCGGTTGCGACCATTCCAGAAATTGAAACAGTGGTTGGTAAAGCTGGTAGAACAGAATCTTCTTTAGATCCTGCTCCTTTGTCGATGTACGAAAACATGATTCAGTATAAACCGGAATATATGCGTAATTCCGAAGGAAAAAGACAACGTTATAAAGTGAATGCTGATGGTTTGTTTGAGTTAAAAACGAATGTCATTCCGACAGAGCGAGGAACGAGCGACGAGGAATCTCATAATCCTGCTAATAATAACAAATCAAAACGTTTTATTACTTCAGGAACATCCGTTGAAAGCGCTCAATTAATAGAAGACAACGACGGAGAATTCTTTAGAAACTGGCGACCAGAAATTAAAAGTCCAGATGATATTTGGAAAGAAATCATTAAAGTTACCAAGTTACCCGGTGTTACCTCTGCTCCAAAATTACAACCCATAGAAACGCGATTAGTTATGCTACAAACTGGTATGCGTGCGCCCATGGGAATTAAAGTAAAAGGACAAGATTTAAAACAAATTGAAGCTTTTGGGTTGCAATTAGAAAGTCTTTTAAAACAAGCTGAAGGTGTTAAAGTAGAAGCTGTTTTTGCGGATAGAATTGTTGGGAAACCTTATTTATTAATTGATATTGATAGAGAAAAAATAGCACGCTATGGCATTTCTATAGAGGATGTACAAAGTGTTTTAAAAGTTGCTATTGGTGGTATGGCTTTAACTCAAACGGTTGAAGGCCGAGAACGTTACGGCGTTCGCGTACGTTATCCTAGAGAATTACGTGGCAATCCAGAAGATATTAAAGACATTTATATTCCTGTTGAAAAAGGAAATCCTGTTCCTTTAAGTGAATTAGCGACTATTAAATATGAACAAGGTCCGCAAGTGATTAAAAGTGAAGATACTTTTTTAGTGGGTTATGTTTTGTTTGATAAAATAGATGGTTTTGCAGAAGTAGATGTGGTAGAAAATGCGCAAGCCTTGTTTCAAGAGAAAATAGACTCCGGAGAATTAACGGTTCCTAAAGGCATCAGTTATAAATTCACGGGAACTTATGAGAACCAATTGCGAGCAGAAAAAACACTAGCAGTTGTTGTGCCTTTAGCATTGGCTATTATTTTCTTGATACTGTATTTTCAGTTTAAATCGGTAACCACTTCGTTAATGGTATTTACCGGAATTGCAGTTGCATTTGCAGGTGGTTTTATTATGATTTGGTTGTACGGACAAGATTGGTTTTTCAATTTTAGCTTCTTTGGCGAGAATATGCGAGATCTTTTCAATATGAAAACCATCAATTTAAGTGTGGCTGTTTGGGTTGGTTTTATTGCCTTATTTGGTATTGCAACAGATGACGGAGTTGTCATGGCAACCTATTTAACGCAAACTTTTGATCGTGAAAAACCATCAGATAAAATGAGTATTAGAGCTGCTGCTTTAGAGGCTGCTAAGAAACGTATTCGTCCGTGTTTAATGACAACTGTAACTACTATTTTGGCATTATTACCTGTTTTAACATCCACAGGAAAAGGAAGTGATATTATGATTCCGATGGCAATTCCAATCTTTGGAGGAATGGTAATTGACATTACCTCCTACTTTATCGTTCCGGTTTTATATAGTTGGAGAGAGGAAATTAAGTTGAAAAGATTAGGGAGAAAAGAGCTTAGAAAATAG
- a CDS encoding HYC_CC_PP family protein codes for MKQVSHKIMSFVMAIVVLCSTTSFTLNMHYCGDSLVETAMFHKAEGCGMEMQKPATKDCKITEKNCCSDKELVVDGQDELQLQVDAISFEQQFFIASFVYTYINLFEGLDHTNSSYEAYQPPLIDKQLFKLDETYLI; via the coding sequence ATGAAACAAGTATCCCATAAAATAATGTCTTTTGTTATGGCTATTGTAGTGCTATGCTCTACAACGTCTTTCACATTGAACATGCATTATTGTGGAGATTCTTTAGTAGAGACTGCTATGTTTCATAAAGCAGAAGGTTGCGGCATGGAAATGCAAAAGCCAGCCACCAAAGATTGTAAGATTACAGAAAAGAATTGTTGTAGCGATAAAGAATTAGTTGTTGATGGTCAAGACGAGTTACAGCTACAAGTAGATGCTATTTCTTTTGAACAACAATTTTTTATAGCTTCATTTGTTTACACGTATATCAACCTTTTTGAAGGTTTAGACCATACTAATTCTTCTTACGAAGCGTATCAACCACCTCTCATAGACAAGCAACTCTTTAAGCTTGACGAGACCTATTTAATCTGA
- a CDS encoding DUF2911 domain-containing protein: MKKTTLLTTITFAFLMLLSTGVNAQKFSKLDKSPMDAAAFPTSYKDANKLIKIVYSRPQLKDRELSALAPNGEVWRTGANEAAELTLFTDMKFGDTTIKTGTYTFYLIPNEKEWTAIISKDLNVWGSYFYKEENDVARLSVPVTTGDSLDAFSIVFDEADGAINMHLGWGTARVAVPFTK; the protein is encoded by the coding sequence ATGAAAAAAACAACTTTATTAACAACAATCACATTTGCATTCTTAATGCTTTTATCTACAGGCGTAAATGCTCAAAAATTCAGTAAATTAGACAAAAGCCCAATGGATGCTGCTGCATTTCCAACATCTTACAAAGATGCCAACAAGCTAATTAAAATAGTTTACAGTCGTCCGCAATTAAAAGATAGAGAACTAAGTGCACTTGCTCCAAATGGAGAAGTATGGCGTACTGGAGCTAACGAAGCTGCCGAACTTACATTATTTACAGACATGAAATTTGGTGATACTACTATTAAAACTGGAACTTATACATTTTACTTAATTCCGAATGAAAAGGAATGGACTGCTATTATCAGTAAAGATTTAAATGTTTGGGGTTCTTACTTTTATAAGGAAGAAAACGATGTTGCAAGATTATCTGTACCAGTAACAACTGGAGATAGCTTAGATGCTTTTTCTATCGTTTTTGATGAAGCTGATGGTGCAATAAACATGCATTTAGGTTGGGGAACAGCTAGAGTTGCAGTGCCTTTTACTAAATAA